A part of Biomphalaria glabrata chromosome 3, xgBioGlab47.1, whole genome shotgun sequence genomic DNA contains:
- the LOC106059203 gene encoding uncharacterized protein LOC106059203 — MFDDKEDVYTQTDSISLSRSRRGSAQEFNDSVMRSVMYCKTDFVNPVQYQRRANYFNKNRTLTTMKLLREKHRENERLRHHSLNQHLRLICKKVPGSAKDGKETKVVMMQRIISYIAYLENTIKSLSSQLNIPSDPSWSLLTSSVKEIEKSGLWEFSIMSSDDSEDSDRFSIQPSHGLNLSSSTMNSTAVSTYCQSTPDSRNSAEDNSQDSIVPTASFITDIEGDSTSGFYEDWVVPGNDHKPENLSQSDNDQVILEFPIHCIERTLMDTPEKLEWLGSPDRSSVSNQGMSENHFGIRCDLAGVDDQPYDLSHSIIVSPNQVLPQITVKKPLVLGDNKSSTLERAPHSEGDTMTLCRNSKRKQLSPKRAPLYNIGNWLELPSDCQSHLDELGISLGNSLSMVEEKTSKVGDVIKKVIEEKDNSEVPEIELATESAKVVRDANVELFSTKLDLRKSSWMNGFMMYSRINRKRFIKDNPGLQAASISKLMGQRWRAMTAEQQKPYREQARICSQELQRMLDESYHC, encoded by the exons ATGTTTGATGATAAAGAAGATGTGTATACCCAGACTGACAGTATCTCATTGTCTCGTAGTAGGCGAGGATCAGCACAAGAG ttCAATGATTCTGTGATGCGGTCAGTGATGTATTGCAAAACAGATTTTGTGAATCCTGTTCAGTATCAGAGACGAGCAAACTACTTCAATAAAAATAGGACTTTAACTACCATGAAGTTACTTAGAGAGAAACATAGAGAAAACGAacg TCTGCGTCACCATTCGCTTAACCAACATCTCCGTTTGATTTGCAAGAAAGTTCCTGGATCTGCAAAAGATGGAAAGGAAACAAAA GTTGTTATGATGCAGAGAATTATCAGCTATATTGCCTATTTGGAAAACACTATTAAATCTCTTAGTTCTCAATTAAATATTCCATCTGATCCTTCTTGGTCCCTTTTGACATCAAGTGTTAAAGAGATTGAAAAATCTG GGTTGTGGGAGTTTTCTATCATGAGCTCAGATGATAGT gaaGATAGTGACAGATTTTCAATTCAACCTTCTCATGGGCTGAACCTATCATCATCAACAATGAATTCAACAGCTGTGTCAACATACTGTCAGTCGACACCTGACTCCAGAAACAGTGCTGAAGATAATTCTCAAGACTCTATTGTACCAACAGCATCTTTTATTACAGATATTGAAGGCGATAGCACATCAGGGTTCTATGAAGATTGGGTTGTTCCAGGGAATGACCACAAACCTG AGAATCTAAGTCAATCAGATAATGATCAAGTAATCCTTGAGTTTCCAATTCATTGTATAGAG AGAACATTGATGGACACACCCGAAAAATTGGAATGGCTTGGAAGTCCTGACAGAAGCAGTGTTTCAAATCAG GGTATGTCTGAAAATCATTTTGGTATTAGGTGTGACCTTGCAGGAGTTGATGACCAACCGTACGACTTGTCACATTCTATCATTGTGTCACCCAATCAAGTCTTGCCACAGATCACAGTCAAGAAACCCTTGGTACTCGGTGACAACAAAAGCAGCACACTTGAGAGAGCGCCTCATTCGGAGGGTGACACAATGACACTCTGCCGCAACAGTAAACGCAAACAGCTCAGTCCTAAGAGAGCTCCCCTGTACAATATTGGTAATTGGTTAGAGCTACCAAGTGACTGTCAGAGTCATTTAGATGAGCTGGGAATAAGCTTAG gaaACAGTTTGTCTATGGTTGAAGAGAAAACTTCTAAAGTGGGTGATGTCATTAAGAAAGTAATAGAAGAGAAGGATAACTCTGAAGT ACCAGAAATTGAACTAGCAACAGAGTCTGCTAAAGTTGTTCGAGATGCTAATGTTGAGCTGTTCAGTACAAAGCTGGATCTCCGCAAGTCATCCTGGATGAATGGATTCATGATGTATAGTAGAATCAACAGGAAGCGCTTTATCAA AGATAATCCAGGCCTACAAGCAGCAAGTATAAGTAAACTGATGGGACAAAGATGGCGTGCAATGACAGCAGAACAACAGAAACCATATAG AGAACAAGCCAGAATTTGTTCCCAGGAGCTTCAAAGAATGCTGGATGAAAGTTACCACTGCTAA